In Methanobacterium petrolearium, one genomic interval encodes:
- a CDS encoding GerW family sporulation protein yields the protein MDINDPIKTTVEEIRKVLNIENVIGEVIESEDKVMIPVTRMGMAFGAGMGEGRNPDAQGGAGAAAGGGAGIEPVAVVVVFKGMTGPEGVKVMSLKSADPLSRAIGEAGSAIVDVMSEAGKMGMGKKDKGKKKGEKTEKEAKE from the coding sequence ATGGATATCAATGATCCCATAAAAACTACCGTAGAAGAGATTCGTAAAGTCTTAAATATTGAAAATGTGATTGGGGAAGTAATAGAAAGTGAAGATAAAGTGATGATACCTGTTACCCGGATGGGAATGGCCTTCGGAGCAGGTATGGGTGAAGGAAGAAATCCCGATGCCCAAGGTGGGGCTGGTGCTGCTGCAGGTGGAGGCGCCGGAATAGAACCTGTGGCTGTTGTGGTGGTCTTCAAAGGCATGACAGGGCCTGAAGGTGTTAAAGTAATGTCCTTAAAATCAGCCGACCCACTATCCCGAGCTATAGGGGAAGCAGGCTCCGCCATAGTTGATGTCATGTCCGAAGCAGGAAAAATGGGAATGGGAAAAAAAGACAAAGGTAAAAAAAAGGGTGAAAAAACAGAGAAAGAAGCCAAAGAATAA
- the hacB gene encoding homoaconitase small subunit — MTCNIKGKVWKFRDSIDTDVIIPGRYLRTFSLDELASHVMEGEDPEFSKNVQKGDIIVAGWNFGCGSSREQAPVALKHAGVRAIVAKSFARIFYRNAINIGLPLIVADIDAEKGDEVMINLEEGVIKNINTGKTVTIQPFHSFMLEILQDGGLVKHYLNEKEQKS, encoded by the coding sequence ATGACATGTAACATAAAGGGTAAGGTTTGGAAATTCAGGGATAGCATAGATACTGATGTAATTATTCCGGGACGTTATCTGAGAACTTTCAGTTTAGATGAGCTTGCCAGCCATGTAATGGAAGGAGAAGATCCTGAATTCTCAAAAAATGTCCAAAAAGGTGATATAATTGTGGCAGGCTGGAATTTCGGCTGTGGATCTTCCAGAGAACAAGCACCAGTGGCTTTGAAACATGCAGGCGTACGTGCAATCGTTGCCAAGTCATTTGCACGTATTTTCTATCGTAACGCTATCAATATAGGTCTGCCGTTGATAGTGGCAGATATAGATGCTGAAAAAGGGGATGAAGTAATGATTAACCTGGAGGAAGGTGTCATTAAAAATATCAACACTGGTAAAACTGTTACCATACAACCATTTCATAGTTTCATGCTGGAAATACTCCAGGATGGGGGTCTGGTTAAACATTATTTAAATGAAAAAGAGCAAAAAAGTTAG
- a CDS encoding HVO_0476 family zinc finger protein, protein MKCPICKSESHEILKTKGKNTKEVLLRCNECGNTFRETVNIPKMTECRIIISKFSESEKNQVKIYPDEILQVGEVLVVDGEEVQITSLENKRGGRVSKSPVSELETIWATSLAGPTRVGVSVDYGGRILSKKVEVERDFLFTVGDVVKMGSAVFRIKSMKTVTSKIRRGSAIAEQTKRVYGRPADRNDKFQYDLSSKIVENEI, encoded by the coding sequence ATGAAGTGCCCAATTTGTAAATCTGAATCTCATGAAATACTAAAGACTAAGGGTAAAAATACTAAAGAAGTCCTTTTAAGGTGTAATGAATGCGGAAACACCTTCAGGGAAACTGTTAACATCCCTAAGATGACAGAATGTAGAATCATCATCAGTAAATTTTCTGAATCGGAAAAAAACCAGGTCAAAATCTACCCTGATGAAATTCTTCAGGTCGGAGAAGTTCTGGTGGTAGATGGAGAGGAAGTGCAGATAACCTCACTGGAAAACAAAAGGGGAGGCAGAGTTTCAAAAAGCCCGGTTTCGGAACTGGAAACCATCTGGGCAACATCACTGGCAGGACCCACAAGGGTAGGAGTATCTGTAGATTATGGGGGTAGAATTCTCTCTAAGAAGGTTGAAGTTGAAAGGGATTTCTTATTCACAGTAGGTGATGTAGTGAAAATGGGAAGCGCAGTATTTCGTATAAAATCCATGAAAACTGTAACCTCCAAGATCAGAAGGGGAAGTGCCATTGCAGAACAAACCAAAAGGGTTTATGGAAGACCTGCAGATCGTAATGATAAATTCCAATATGATCTATCCTCTAAAATTGTTGAAAATGAAATATAA
- a CDS encoding protein-L-isoaspartate O-methyltransferase, translating into MNDKREDLVEKLTSHGYIKTEKVKKAMGSVPREKFMPPETRPYAYLDRPLPIGEGQTISAPHMVAIIAEKLDLCEGMNILEIGTGFGYNAAVVSEIIGSNGHVYTVERIPSLAEKARKNLENTGFGDQVTVIIGDGTLGYPDKAPYDRIYGTASAPQIPEPLKKQLKIGGKLIIPMGSHNYYQELVSVLRISEDDFKFQDLGGVAFVPMIGKHGWPKD; encoded by the coding sequence ATGAATGACAAAAGAGAAGATCTGGTGGAAAAACTCACAAGCCATGGTTACATTAAAACTGAAAAAGTAAAAAAAGCCATGGGTAGTGTTCCCAGAGAAAAGTTTATGCCTCCTGAAACCAGACCATATGCCTACTTGGATAGGCCTTTACCTATTGGAGAGGGACAGACCATATCTGCTCCCCATATGGTGGCCATAATAGCTGAAAAATTAGATCTGTGTGAAGGGATGAATATCCTTGAAATTGGAACCGGATTTGGATACAACGCTGCTGTGGTGTCTGAAATTATTGGTAGTAATGGTCATGTTTATACAGTGGAAAGAATACCTTCCCTGGCAGAGAAGGCAAGAAAAAACCTTGAAAACACAGGTTTTGGTGATCAGGTAACTGTAATAATAGGGGATGGAACTTTAGGATATCCAGACAAAGCACCTTACGATAGAATCTATGGGACTGCCAGCGCACCACAAATTCCAGAACCACTTAAAAAACAGTTAAAAATTGGTGGAAAATTGATTATACCCATGGGTTCTCATAACTATTACCAGGAACTGGTGTCTGTGTTGCGAATTTCCGAGGACGATTTCAAGTTCCAGGACCTGGGAGGAGTTGCATTTGTCCCAATGATTGGAAAACATGGTTGGCCCAAGGATTAA
- a CDS encoding tRNA (N(6)-L-threonylcarbamoyladenosine(37)-C(2))-methylthiotransferase — MKLYIETFGCTFNQADSQIMAGLLEENGVKIVKSIENADIVLLNTCYVKLPTEQKIINHIQRLQDQFPHKKFLVAGCMVDIDPVKLEKLAPEAGWIGARRIKSVLEVANSIANGDIRRETGQDNQIKTCLPRKRFNPLIHILQICEGCLGKCSYCCTRFARGSLQSYPVSLLKRETEQAVADGCVEIQLTAQDTAAYGKDTGEKLSNLINEITSIPGDFKVRVGMMHPKNIIDDLKSVIDSFKNDKVYNFLHLPLQSGNNQVLFDMNRGHSVFEYLKIVDKFKSEIPQLSLATDVIVGYPTEDETAFQDTLDIIKWIRPDFLHISKYHHRPGTLSSSMDEIDHQTMKNRSRRLNDLKTQIASSNNRELLGTTQKILITDKGSKGGYIGRTSSYKTVVVDEATLGKFYSVKITHSLSTYLKGKIL; from the coding sequence ATGAAATTATATATTGAAACTTTTGGTTGCACCTTCAATCAGGCAGATTCCCAGATAATGGCGGGTTTACTGGAAGAAAACGGGGTTAAAATCGTCAAATCAATTGAAAATGCGGATATTGTTCTTTTGAATACTTGTTACGTTAAACTACCCACGGAACAGAAGATTATTAACCATATTCAGAGATTACAGGATCAATTCCCTCATAAAAAGTTTTTAGTTGCCGGGTGCATGGTGGATATTGACCCAGTGAAGTTGGAAAAATTAGCACCAGAGGCAGGGTGGATTGGGGCTCGAAGGATAAAATCCGTTCTGGAAGTAGCAAATTCAATTGCGAATGGAGATATTAGAAGGGAAACTGGCCAGGATAATCAGATAAAGACATGTCTTCCTCGTAAACGTTTCAATCCATTAATACACATCCTTCAGATTTGTGAGGGATGTTTGGGCAAATGCAGTTATTGTTGCACTAGATTTGCAAGGGGATCACTTCAAAGTTACCCAGTATCTCTATTAAAGAGGGAAACCGAACAAGCTGTTGCTGATGGTTGTGTGGAGATACAGTTAACTGCTCAAGATACTGCTGCCTATGGAAAAGACACAGGAGAAAAACTTTCCAACCTTATAAATGAGATAACCAGCATACCTGGTGATTTCAAGGTGAGGGTTGGAATGATGCACCCTAAAAACATCATTGATGACCTTAAATCGGTTATTGACTCCTTTAAAAATGACAAAGTCTATAATTTCCTCCATCTACCTCTACAAAGTGGAAATAACCAGGTTCTATTTGATATGAATCGTGGACATTCAGTTTTTGAATACCTGAAGATAGTGGATAAATTTAAATCAGAAATACCTCAACTTTCCCTGGCAACTGATGTCATTGTAGGATACCCTACTGAGGATGAAACTGCTTTCCAGGACACTCTCGATATTATAAAATGGATACGTCCTGATTTTCTTCACATCTCTAAATATCATCATCGTCCTGGCACTCTATCCTCATCAATGGATGAAATCGACCATCAAACTATGAAAAATCGTTCTCGACGTTTAAATGATCTTAAAACTCAGATAGCTTCTTCAAACAACAGAGAACTATTGGGAACAACTCAAAAGATATTGATAACTGATAAAGGAAGTAAGGGGGGGTATATTGGCCGCACAAGTTCATATAAAACAGTTGTTGTGGATGAAGCTACTTTGGGGAAGTTTTATAGTGTAAAGATTACACACTCACTCAGCACTTATCTTAAGGGGAAGATCCTATAG
- a CDS encoding DUF2953 domain-containing protein, with translation MSFLLIPLKLSLNLKKHGSQIKGKFSLIWLGIRVFSREIPEEKDEDEKKKKEKEEKDKKEKFDVDGILKILNLFLDAWPHIHRLLVTIYHSFSLEKFSLDLVMGLESPADTALFTGYIWAFTNPLTALTPIHVLVTPEFNRRVLDGNLQIDVKLKLFRIVVGAIRAYTKKPVRELIKEIRS, from the coding sequence TTGTCTTTTCTTTTAATTCCTTTAAAGTTATCTTTAAATCTTAAAAAGCATGGTTCTCAGATTAAAGGCAAGTTCAGCCTGATATGGTTGGGCATTAGAGTTTTTTCCAGGGAAATACCAGAAGAAAAAGATGAAGATGAAAAAAAGAAAAAAGAAAAAGAAGAAAAGGATAAAAAAGAAAAGTTTGATGTTGATGGTATTTTAAAGATCCTTAACTTGTTTTTAGATGCATGGCCACATATTCACAGATTATTGGTTACTATTTATCATTCGTTCTCATTGGAAAAGTTCTCCTTGGACTTAGTAATGGGTCTGGAAAGTCCTGCAGACACTGCCTTGTTCACAGGTTATATTTGGGCTTTTACCAATCCTCTCACTGCTTTGACTCCTATTCATGTGTTAGTGACACCGGAATTTAACCGAAGAGTCTTAGATGGTAATCTCCAGATTGATGTAAAGTTGAAACTATTCAGGATAGTTGTGGGGGCAATCAGGGCTTACACAAAAAAACCAGTAAGAGAGCTCATAAAGGAAATTCGCAGTTAA